The following are encoded in a window of Candidatus Nitrosocosmicus arcticus genomic DNA:
- a CDS encoding prohibitin family protein yields the protein MVDFFKSKRNRRITPDGEPLEDVGGGGGFGFSSPLKIAIPAIIAVILIFVILTSSLKIVEAGNRGVLLKFGAVDTSVSLSEGLHFVLPFRDSIVPMEVRTQKIVESTTSASKDLQNVATEVALNYRINPDTVPILYKEIGLDYSNRVIVPTIQESVKQVTARYNAEELITKRDQVKAEIEQQIEARLTPYNIVMDTISITDFQFSDQFVQAVEAKVQAEQRALQAQNELRRIQIEAQQTEARALGEQKANIASAEGQRQANILRAQGESAAIQTIETQLNNSTTYLNWLQAQKWDGKLPLVTGSIGGSDGAAGGGNSLGAIPFINIPTGSPTSSSSSSNTSSSIPPFETSFNSTG from the coding sequence ATGGTAGATTTTTTTAAATCTAAACGAAATAGGCGAATTACCCCAGATGGGGAACCACTGGAAGATGTAGGCGGTGGAGGTGGATTTGGTTTTTCTAGTCCATTAAAAATAGCTATACCTGCAATAATTGCTGTTATTCTTATTTTTGTCATACTGACCTCTAGTTTGAAGATAGTTGAGGCTGGTAATCGTGGTGTGTTACTAAAATTCGGTGCAGTTGATACCTCGGTCTCTTTAAGTGAAGGCTTGCATTTTGTATTACCGTTTAGGGATTCAATAGTACCTATGGAGGTTCGAACTCAAAAGATTGTTGAGAGTACCACTTCAGCTTCCAAAGATCTTCAAAATGTTGCGACCGAAGTCGCGTTGAATTATCGAATCAATCCAGACACCGTTCCAATTTTGTATAAGGAGATAGGTCTTGATTATTCTAACAGGGTTATAGTGCCAACAATCCAGGAGTCTGTAAAGCAAGTAACTGCTAGATACAATGCAGAAGAATTGATTACTAAAAGAGATCAGGTGAAAGCTGAAATAGAGCAGCAAATAGAGGCTAGATTGACCCCTTACAATATTGTTATGGACACGATATCTATCACTGACTTCCAATTTTCTGATCAATTCGTTCAAGCGGTGGAGGCTAAAGTTCAGGCCGAACAGCGCGCCCTGCAAGCTCAGAATGAACTACGAAGAATTCAGATTGAAGCACAACAAACTGAAGCCAGAGCATTAGGTGAACAGAAAGCAAACATTGCCTCGGCTGAAGGTCAACGCCAGGCTAATATATTGAGAGCTCAAGGAGAGTCTGCAGCTATACAAACCATAGAAACTCAACTTAACAATAGTACCACATATCTTAACTGGCTCCAAGCCCAAAAATGGGATGGTAAGCTTCCATTAGTTACAGGAAGCATTGGTGGAAGTGATGGTGCAGCAGGTGGTGGTAATAGTTTAGGCGCTATTCCATTCATAAATATTCCTACTGGATCGCCCACATCATCCTCGTCAAGCTCCAATACATCTTCGTCAATACCCCCATTTGAAACATCGTTCAATTCAACTGGTTAG
- a CDS encoding S8 family peptidase: MFNRIFLVALFFILFFSLINTFHFYPFLPFKAIGDLEVSLAFGATRNSETEVDEGDNSNSSTGSSPEIIRETEVDEGDNSNSSTGSSPEIISPIADAGTDITVQNNVLIQLDGSKSYDPNNYGDDSVRPSLNFDWTQTGGPDVILNNPTSANPTFTSPQVEEETRLTFQLVVSSDTATSEPDSVAVTVTPPTVILKPIADAGTDITVQNNVLIQLDGSKSYDPNNYGDDSVRPSLNFDWTQTGGPDVILNNPTSANPTFTSPQVEEETRLTFQLVVSSDTATSEPDSVAVTVTPPTVILKPIADAGTDITVQNNVLIQLDGSKSYDPNNYGDDSVRPSLNFDWTQTGGPDVILNNPTSANPTFTSPQVEEETRLTFQLVVSSDTATSEPDSVAVTVTPDTPPETPDTPPETPDTQEFQTIVKNCGTDPTEIFTGGSLTIVTDQDFSQVFKITPNPYTSKNSLYFVNNDFFDCDSNKSVISLNGLNYSWYTVEILDQYNANNTKTFDISINENFSFPQIYVFDRAFVPNLIYEPIRSQFIIWLNESVTTNAALTSQDYVQNGEIKFVFKNPPGFVINMNNSGQLNERDFMNKLSKDPRIFAINQDLNGKIASFKYNNQTVPDSLERINANVLNITSEILRGASPNQSSSLDFSNVDIAILDTGISLDHPDLNVYKNVSFIEGTLTGDDDLGHGSHIAGIAAAKDNSIGILGVAPGAKLWAIKICDVNGNCPLSSQIKGIQYVNEHADEIDIVNLSIENPPSNKLDKAINESLSKGLIYVVAAGNSNINTSLTSPARIPGVIAVSAISDSDGECGGRGNDTIGGPDDYAATFSNYGNSIDFAAPGVNVFSTYKGDGYAFDSGTSMASPVVAGQAALYKSFKPNATSAEVISTLLNSSIPFTTPCAGVNHGHFQDAQNYHKEPLIYRLSIPEVGVITNPYQ, from the coding sequence ATGTTCAATAGAATATTCCTTGTTGCTTTATTTTTTATCCTTTTCTTCTCTCTAATCAATACCTTTCATTTTTATCCTTTTCTTCCATTCAAAGCAATAGGGGACCTCGAAGTTTCACTAGCATTTGGTGCAACGAGAAATTCTGAAACAGAGGTTGACGAAGGCGACAACTCCAATTCGTCCACCGGCTCCAGTCCTGAAATTATACGTGAAACAGAGGTTGACGAAGGCGACAACTCCAATTCGTCCACCGGTTCCAGTCCTGAAATTATTTCTCCTATTGCTGATGCTGGTACAGATATAACTGTACAAAACAATGTGTTGATCCAATTGGATGGTAGCAAAAGCTACGATCCTAATAATTATGGTGATGATTCTGTTCGTCCGTCTCTAAACTTCGATTGGACACAGACTGGTGGTCCCGATGTGATCCTGAATAACCCGACATCTGCAAATCCAACATTTACATCTCCTCAAGTAGAAGAAGAGACTAGGCTTACCTTCCAATTAGTGGTAAGTAGTGACACCGCAACCAGCGAGCCTGATTCTGTAGCTGTGACTGTTACTCCACCTACTGTCATTCTAAAACCTATTGCTGATGCTGGTACAGATATAACTGTACAAAACAATGTGTTGATCCAATTGGATGGTAGCAAAAGCTACGATCCTAATAATTATGGTGATGATTCTGTTCGTCCGTCTCTAAACTTCGATTGGACACAGACTGGTGGTCCCGATGTGATCCTGAATAACCCGACATCTGCAAATCCAACATTTACATCTCCTCAAGTAGAAGAAGAGACTAGGCTTACCTTCCAATTAGTGGTAAGTAGTGACACCGCAACCAGCGAGCCTGATTCTGTAGCTGTGACTGTTACTCCACCTACTGTCATTCTAAAACCTATTGCTGATGCTGGTACAGATATAACTGTACAAAACAATGTGTTGATCCAATTGGATGGTAGCAAAAGCTACGATCCTAATAATTATGGTGATGATTCTGTTCGTCCGTCTCTAAACTTCGATTGGACACAGACTGGTGGTCCCGATGTGATCCTGAATAACCCGACATCTGCAAATCCAACATTTACATCTCCTCAAGTAGAAGAAGAGACTAGGCTTACCTTCCAATTAGTGGTAAGTAGTGACACCGCAACCAGCGAGCCTGATTCTGTAGCTGTGACTGTTACTCCTGATACCCCACCTGAGACTCCTGATACCCCACCTGAGACTCCTGATACACAGGAATTTCAAACAATAGTGAAGAACTGTGGAACAGATCCAACAGAAATTTTTACAGGAGGATCATTAACAATTGTTACCGATCAAGATTTTTCCCAAGTATTCAAAATAACTCCTAATCCATATACGTCTAAAAATTCGCTATATTTTGTAAATAATGATTTTTTCGATTGTGATTCTAATAAATCGGTGATATCACTAAATGGACTAAATTATTCTTGGTATACTGTAGAAATCCTTGATCAATATAATGCTAATAATACCAAGACATTTGATATCTCCATAAATGAAAACTTTTCCTTTCCTCAGATATACGTGTTTGACAGGGCCTTTGTTCCAAATCTAATATATGAGCCTATACGTTCACAATTTATTATTTGGTTAAATGAAAGTGTTACTACAAATGCAGCTCTAACATCACAAGATTATGTCCAAAATGGTGAAATAAAATTTGTATTTAAAAATCCACCCGGGTTTGTTATCAACATGAATAATAGTGGACAGCTTAATGAGAGGGATTTTATGAACAAACTGAGTAAAGATCCAAGGATTTTTGCAATTAATCAAGACTTAAACGGGAAGATCGCCTCCTTTAAATACAATAATCAAACTGTCCCTGATAGTCTTGAAAGAATTAATGCAAATGTACTAAATATCACAAGTGAAATTTTGCGAGGTGCCTCTCCCAATCAATCCAGTTCTCTGGATTTTTCAAACGTTGATATCGCAATTTTGGATACAGGAATAAGTCTTGACCATCCCGATCTGAATGTCTACAAGAATGTTTCTTTTATAGAAGGCACCCTAACCGGTGATGATGACTTAGGTCATGGATCACATATTGCTGGAATAGCAGCTGCAAAAGATAATTCAATAGGTATACTAGGTGTTGCACCCGGGGCTAAACTTTGGGCTATCAAGATATGTGATGTTAACGGTAACTGTCCTCTATCTTCTCAAATAAAGGGTATACAATACGTTAATGAACATGCTGACGAGATAGACATAGTTAATCTAAGTATTGAGAATCCGCCTTCAAACAAATTGGATAAGGCTATTAATGAATCCCTTTCAAAGGGCCTGATATATGTGGTCGCCGCGGGAAACAGTAACATTAACACATCATTAACTTCTCCAGCACGAATTCCTGGAGTAATAGCAGTTTCTGCAATATCTGATAGTGATGGAGAATGTGGAGGTAGGGGCAATGATACTATCGGAGGTCCTGATGACTATGCTGCTACTTTCAGTAACTATGGGAATAGTATTGATTTTGCAGCACCAGGTGTGAATGTGTTTTCTACTTATAAAGGCGATGGATATGCATTTGATAGTGGTACAAGTATGGCGTCCCCTGTCGTTGCAGGACAAGCCGCTTTGTATAAAAGTTTTAAACCTAACGCTACTTCTGCGGAAGTAATTTCTACTTTGCTTAATTCTAGTATTCCATTTACAACTCCTTGTGCAGGAGTTAATCATGGTCATTTTCAAGATGCTCAAAACTATCACAAGGAACCACTGATCTATAGGTTAAGTATTCCTGAAGTAGGTGTTATCACTAACCCCTATCAGTAA
- a CDS encoding DUF2024 family protein — protein sequence MECAVYDTYVTKKDGRIMHFDVIVDANTPQEKAIEYGKEYLDSVDQGGQKMTQEECQFCHIQEAPPVVAKDIKESGYYIQKMEGCP from the coding sequence ATGGAATGTGCAGTATATGATACATATGTTACAAAAAAAGATGGAAGAATAATGCATTTTGATGTAATTGTAGACGCAAATACTCCTCAAGAAAAAGCAATCGAATACGGAAAGGAGTATCTTGACAGTGTTGATCAAGGAGGTCAGAAAATGACTCAAGAAGAATGTCAGTTCTGTCATATTCAAGAGGCTCCCCCAGTTGTAGCAAAAGACATTAAAGAATCTGGTTACTACATTCAAAAAATGGAAGGTTGTCCTTAG
- a CDS encoding metal-dependent transcriptional regulator, whose amino-acid sequence MEDYLEVIDELIQQRGYATTPDISKYLNVSPPSVTKMVKKLDENHCLIYEKYRGLRLTEGSIKIAQNIREKHRLFAEFLGTIG is encoded by the coding sequence ATGGAAGATTATCTAGAAGTGATTGATGAATTAATCCAGCAGAGGGGATATGCGACTACACCAGATATTTCGAAGTATCTAAATGTGAGTCCACCAAGCGTGACTAAAATGGTTAAGAAATTAGATGAAAACCATTGTCTTATTTATGAAAAATACAGAGGTCTTAGGCTTACAGAGGGAAGTATCAAAATAGCACAAAACATACGAGAAAAACACAGGTTGTTTGCCGAATTCTTAGGGACGATAGGGTAG
- a CDS encoding glycosyltransferase: MTLFFSSPIGLGHITRDIAIAMEIGKSFNYYDFDFITGSKAFDFICNENDSSPVSKFNTHNLYFPPDFSIDDGKLSNSFVWLLKYVSYFRKSKIKVKKLLSTRDKNLGIPSLIITDEDFASLSVGKDLNIPRILITDILRTHFIRNGLLSNIEKFLNNSMCSLIKSSDCVIIPESGDNRNNFFYVGPIVREIKATRDELRKRFSFNKTTILITTGGTSAGHYLIKRTIESFLRLRKRFDCDLVVSFPSNISLNYQGDKSYRNIGFVNNIHEYVYAADLVISLAGKSTIDESLVYGTPGIFIPIKNHFEQEDRAKEMGFSYEDINKLDIIMEENLSDSRLKKERKASNGAAMAAALISKYLNK, encoded by the coding sequence ATGACGTTATTCTTTTCAAGCCCGATTGGACTAGGACATATTACACGGGATATTGCAATTGCAATGGAAATTGGCAAGTCATTTAACTATTATGATTTCGATTTCATTACAGGGTCAAAAGCTTTTGATTTTATATGTAATGAGAATGATTCCTCGCCAGTATCAAAGTTCAATACCCACAATCTATATTTTCCTCCAGATTTTTCAATAGATGACGGGAAGCTAAGTAATAGTTTTGTATGGTTATTAAAATATGTGTCCTACTTTCGAAAATCCAAAATAAAGGTTAAGAAATTGTTATCTACCAGAGACAAAAATTTGGGAATCCCTTCTTTAATTATAACCGACGAAGATTTTGCATCTTTATCTGTTGGAAAGGATCTCAATATTCCAAGAATCCTTATTACTGATATACTTAGGACTCATTTTATAAGAAATGGGCTATTGTCCAATATTGAAAAATTTCTCAATAATTCGATGTGCAGCTTGATAAAGTCTAGCGATTGTGTTATTATTCCCGAATCTGGAGATAATCGAAACAATTTTTTTTATGTGGGTCCAATAGTTAGAGAGATAAAAGCAACCAGGGATGAATTGCGAAAGAGATTTTCGTTTAATAAAACGACAATTTTGATTACTACGGGAGGCACCTCAGCTGGACACTATTTGATAAAAAGGACTATAGAGTCTTTTCTAAGACTTCGGAAACGGTTTGATTGTGATTTGGTAGTATCTTTTCCATCTAATATTTCACTTAATTATCAAGGAGATAAATCCTATAGGAATATTGGCTTTGTAAACAATATCCATGAGTATGTGTACGCCGCCGACCTCGTTATATCATTAGCAGGAAAATCTACAATTGATGAAAGCTTAGTTTACGGCACTCCTGGTATTTTTATCCCAATTAAGAACCATTTCGAGCAAGAGGATAGGGCCAAAGAAATGGGGTTTTCATATGAAGATATCAATAAGCTAGATATAATTATGGAAGAAAATCTTTCAGACAGCCGTCTTAAAAAAGAAAGAAAGGCATCAAATGGGGCTGCCATGGCTGCCGCCCTGATTAGCAAGTATCTGAATAAATAA
- the guaB gene encoding IMP dehydrogenase, whose amino-acid sequence MYFKEGLTFDDVLLVPKKSPIVSRSQTSLKTRLSSNVSLNIPIISANMDSVTESRMAIALAREGGVGIIHRFMTIQDQVEQVLKVKRSESVVIEQPYTIDPDSTIKEANSVMSENGISGLLVRDSNNKLCGILTRRDTVFERNLNVLVSDLMTKDVVSAKVGTTIEQAKEILHRNKIEKLPVINENGEISGLITGKDILKMEEYPNASKDKKGRLLVGAAVGVKGDYLERTESLLNNGADVIVVDIAHGHSDNAINTVKLIKKAFPSCELIAGNIATGRGTEDLIRAGVDAVKVGVGSGSICITRIVTGSGVPQLTAIIDSVKMGKKYDIPIISDGGTRTSGDMTKALAAGSSSVMIGSMFGGTDESPGKTLVKNGKKYKMYRGMASFYAALGRRYRENPDSSSDNEDLNDYVPEGVEAMVPYKGSVIEIIRQLVGGVRSGLSYCGANTIGEMQENAEFIKITLAGYKESHPHDVDVI is encoded by the coding sequence TTGTACTTCAAAGAAGGCCTCACCTTTGATGACGTTCTCTTGGTGCCTAAGAAATCACCTATTGTGTCTCGATCACAAACTAGTCTAAAAACCCGACTTTCATCAAATGTTAGTCTTAACATTCCGATTATTAGTGCCAACATGGATTCGGTCACGGAATCGAGAATGGCGATCGCACTCGCAAGAGAGGGGGGGGTAGGGATAATACATAGATTCATGACTATTCAAGATCAAGTAGAACAAGTTTTAAAGGTAAAACGGAGTGAATCTGTTGTCATTGAACAACCATATACCATTGATCCTGATAGTACTATAAAGGAAGCTAACTCTGTGATGTCAGAAAATGGGATATCCGGATTGTTAGTAAGAGATTCCAACAACAAACTGTGTGGTATACTGACACGCAGAGATACTGTATTTGAAAGAAACCTAAATGTATTGGTGTCCGATTTGATGACTAAAGATGTTGTTTCTGCTAAAGTTGGTACCACTATAGAACAGGCAAAAGAAATTCTTCATAGGAATAAAATTGAGAAACTGCCCGTCATAAATGAAAACGGCGAGATTAGCGGACTTATTACTGGGAAAGATATCTTGAAAATGGAGGAATATCCAAATGCTTCAAAAGATAAGAAAGGAAGATTACTTGTCGGGGCGGCGGTAGGAGTAAAGGGTGATTACCTGGAAAGAACTGAGTCATTGTTAAACAATGGAGCAGACGTTATTGTTGTGGATATAGCACACGGGCATAGTGACAACGCGATAAATACTGTAAAATTGATTAAAAAAGCATTTCCTTCTTGTGAGCTTATAGCTGGAAATATTGCAACAGGAAGGGGAACTGAGGATTTGATAAGAGCAGGGGTTGATGCAGTTAAGGTAGGTGTTGGATCAGGTTCAATTTGCATCACCAGAATTGTCACTGGTTCTGGGGTTCCTCAATTAACAGCAATTATTGATAGCGTTAAAATGGGCAAGAAATATGATATCCCGATTATTTCCGACGGAGGGACTAGAACTTCAGGTGATATGACCAAAGCTTTAGCAGCTGGTTCGTCGTCTGTCATGATAGGAAGTATGTTTGGAGGAACTGATGAAAGCCCAGGTAAAACCCTGGTCAAAAATGGTAAAAAATATAAAATGTATAGAGGAATGGCATCTTTTTATGCTGCTTTAGGTCGAAGATATCGAGAAAACCCTGACTCAAGTTCCGATAATGAGGATTTAAATGACTACGTTCCAGAAGGGGTCGAAGCTATGGTGCCGTATAAAGGCAGCGTAATTGAGATTATAAGGCAACTTGTAGGAGGTGTTAGATCGGGACTAAGTTATTGTGGTGCCAATACAATCGGCGAAATGCAGGAAAATGCAGAATTCATAAAAATTACTCTCGCTGGTTATAAAGAGAGCCATCCGCACGATGTAGACGTAATTTAA
- a CDS encoding aspartate kinase yields the protein MEPLVIAKFGGSALGVDGVKIPIIIDRIRELKKKSKIICVFSAPLTNYEGKNMSMTDVAIRISKNYASSNPVDIDILKTVYLEISNRYLSNPGRLNFESELERFNKTVLISLKQVAENRRFVDVSRSRILAYSGEIVISSLMDYILKSNGIKSSSVNMNEWPIVTDDNFEAASFLLDESKNQMDSLIRLVKENDVLCIGGFIGKTVDGLETTYERGGSDRSAADLGILLSSQFNVILDFEKDNSVLSADPKIVSKNLHNVKTLSYNEAKLAGMFGMKILDPIAIKDIDDHDLNLIILVTNISNPSNYTQILKHLSDDEHETEAKIKIVTGKKNCAIVRMESIAASHIAALFEKQRQYHDFIKLSPYKKDNLEMTRFLFLDGDYVKRHEKVFRSFYSKVEMVYGRGVVTLIGDSMWKIPKIVSDTSSIVSQQDINILNIDAQEETSRILILVEDQNVEEVIRSIHSKGSIIN from the coding sequence TTGGAGCCATTAGTAATTGCAAAATTCGGCGGATCAGCTTTAGGGGTAGATGGTGTTAAGATCCCAATCATAATCGATAGAATTAGAGAACTGAAGAAGAAATCTAAGATCATTTGCGTATTTTCTGCTCCTCTTACAAATTATGAAGGAAAAAATATGTCAATGACTGATGTAGCAATCCGAATTTCAAAAAATTATGCTTCATCTAATCCGGTAGATATCGATATATTAAAAACTGTTTATTTAGAAATCTCAAATAGATATTTATCAAATCCTGGTAGACTAAATTTTGAGTCTGAGTTAGAGAGATTTAACAAAACAGTTTTAATATCTCTTAAGCAGGTGGCAGAAAACCGCCGGTTTGTTGATGTAAGTCGTTCACGAATTCTAGCTTATAGCGGAGAAATAGTGATATCGTCTCTGATGGATTATATTCTAAAAAGTAACGGCATTAAATCATCAAGTGTGAACATGAATGAATGGCCAATAGTTACAGATGATAATTTCGAAGCAGCTAGTTTCTTGCTAGATGAATCTAAAAATCAGATGGATTCACTAATTAGGTTAGTAAAAGAGAATGATGTTTTATGTATCGGTGGTTTTATTGGAAAAACAGTAGATGGGCTGGAGACCACTTATGAAAGAGGAGGTTCTGATAGATCAGCTGCGGATTTGGGGATTTTATTGTCATCGCAGTTTAATGTTATTCTTGATTTTGAAAAGGATAATTCCGTATTAAGTGCAGACCCTAAAATAGTTTCCAAAAACCTTCACAACGTGAAGACTCTATCATACAACGAAGCTAAACTTGCAGGCATGTTTGGTATGAAAATTTTGGATCCAATTGCAATTAAAGATATAGATGATCATGACTTAAATTTAATCATATTAGTTACTAATATTTCAAACCCTTCTAATTATACACAAATACTGAAACATTTGTCAGATGATGAACACGAAACGGAAGCCAAAATTAAGATTGTTACTGGTAAAAAAAACTGTGCGATCGTTAGAATGGAATCCATAGCTGCATCTCATATTGCCGCATTATTTGAGAAGCAACGACAATATCATGATTTTATTAAATTATCTCCTTATAAAAAAGACAATTTGGAAATGACCAGATTCCTATTTTTGGATGGCGACTATGTAAAAAGACACGAAAAGGTATTCCGCTCATTTTATTCTAAAGTGGAAATGGTATATGGAAGAGGGGTGGTTACTCTTATTGGCGATTCCATGTGGAAAATTCCTAAAATAGTTTCTGACACTAGTAGTATCGTTAGTCAGCAAGACATTAATATATTGAACATAGATGCACAAGAAGAGACTTCGAGAATTCTCATCCTGGTAGAGGATCAAAATGTTGAAGAAGTCATTAGATCAATACACTCAAAAGGCTCGATCATAAATTAG
- a CDS encoding branched-chain amino acid transaminase → MESDKIWIDGNLIDYTEAKVHVLTHGLHYGTGVFEGIRSYTTVEGIAIFRLDDHIKRLFNSGKAYFMKFEYSSDELKRATVKVVKANRLDECYVRIIAFYGYGKLGVNPLPNKVSIAISAWKWTEHIKKEDMEQGIHIMVSSWEKVGIKSMPTHAKGVANYANSALARMDALKSGFDEAIMLNSNGFVVEASAENIFFVKGGVLYTPPISTGALEGITRDTVIEIAKQNGIDLHCENISRDELYYFDEIFLTGTASEIVPVGFIDHRVIGDGGVGPITKKIQQHFDNIVRGNNRDKRDWLTIIQ, encoded by the coding sequence ATGGAAAGTGATAAAATTTGGATCGATGGTAATTTAATTGATTATACTGAAGCTAAGGTGCACGTATTAACTCATGGATTACACTATGGGACCGGCGTATTTGAGGGAATTCGTTCGTATACCACTGTAGAAGGTATTGCAATATTTCGATTAGACGATCACATAAAACGATTGTTTAATAGCGGAAAGGCCTACTTTATGAAGTTTGAGTATTCATCTGATGAACTCAAGAGAGCTACAGTGAAAGTAGTTAAGGCGAATAGATTGGACGAATGTTATGTCAGGATCATTGCGTTTTATGGTTATGGTAAGTTGGGAGTTAACCCTTTGCCCAACAAAGTATCTATAGCAATATCAGCATGGAAATGGACTGAACATATCAAAAAAGAAGACATGGAGCAAGGGATTCACATTATGGTATCTTCTTGGGAAAAGGTGGGAATAAAGTCGATGCCAACTCATGCAAAAGGCGTGGCTAATTATGCCAATTCTGCATTAGCAAGAATGGACGCCTTGAAATCCGGTTTCGATGAAGCGATAATGTTAAATTCTAACGGTTTTGTTGTGGAAGCAAGTGCGGAAAATATCTTCTTTGTAAAGGGTGGAGTATTATACACTCCTCCAATTTCCACAGGAGCGCTTGAAGGGATAACCCGAGATACTGTTATTGAAATTGCTAAGCAGAATGGAATCGACCTTCACTGTGAAAACATTTCTAGAGACGAACTTTATTACTTTGATGAAATATTTTTAACCGGAACCGCATCAGAAATTGTCCCGGTAGGCTTCATTGATCATAGGGTTATAGGTGATGGGGGTGTTGGACCAATTACAAAAAAAATCCAACAACATTTTGATAATATAGTGAGAGGTAATAATCGGGATAAACGTGATTGGCTTACAATTATACAATAA
- a CDS encoding alpha/beta hydrolase has product MNGKTDILKLESKILKNNPLEDPYKRDIIIYTPNNYSASLSSGYPTIFLLPSFGNDNYSTINWNPFSIPIHERLEKLNLDKKCGEMIIVIMNCFNRLGGSQYINSVAVGRYEDYIIDEIIPFIDSHYNVSKRAVLGKSSGGFGALTLGMRNPRIFSAVAAHSFDSAFEYCYLPDFPIAIDVLRKYKSPKRWLMDFWNKANKHDKKDFATLSIISMAAHYSPNLNNPDLYTDLPFDMESGEFKEDIWKLWKEFDPINKVRGFSDNLKKMKLLYFDCGSSDEFNLTIGSRIFSKRCKDLGINHEYMEFEGGHFNTGYRYETSLQRIWDAIG; this is encoded by the coding sequence TTGAACGGGAAGACCGATATCTTAAAACTTGAAAGCAAAATATTAAAAAATAATCCTTTAGAGGATCCTTATAAAAGGGACATAATAATTTACACTCCCAATAATTACTCGGCGAGTTTATCATCAGGGTATCCAACCATTTTTTTGTTACCCTCTTTTGGAAATGATAATTATTCGACTATTAATTGGAATCCTTTTTCTATACCCATACATGAGCGGTTGGAGAAATTAAACTTGGATAAAAAATGTGGAGAAATGATCATCGTAATCATGAACTGTTTTAACAGATTGGGAGGAAGTCAATACATCAATTCCGTGGCTGTGGGCAGGTATGAAGATTATATTATAGATGAAATTATTCCGTTCATAGATTCACATTATAACGTTTCAAAAAGAGCTGTTCTGGGGAAATCGTCTGGCGGGTTTGGAGCCCTTACTTTAGGTATGCGAAATCCAAGAATTTTTAGTGCCGTAGCGGCACATTCATTTGATTCCGCATTTGAATATTGTTATCTACCAGATTTTCCGATCGCAATTGATGTGTTAAGAAAGTATAAGAGTCCTAAAAGATGGCTTATGGATTTTTGGAATAAGGCAAATAAACACGATAAAAAGGACTTTGCGACATTAAGTATTATATCAATGGCAGCACATTATTCACCGAACCTGAATAATCCAGACTTATACACAGATTTACCTTTTGATATGGAGTCAGGAGAATTCAAAGAGGATATATGGAAATTATGGAAAGAATTTGACCCCATCAATAAAGTAAGGGGTTTTTCAGACAATCTGAAAAAAATGAAACTATTGTATTTTGATTGTGGAAGTAGCGATGAATTTAATTTGACCATAGGATCAAGAATATTTAGTAAAAGATGCAAAGATCTGGGCATAAATCACGAATATATGGAATTTGAAGGGGGACATTTTAATACAGGTTATAGGTATGAAACCTCTTTACAAAGAATATGGGATGCTATTGGATGA